DNA from Acetobacter aceti NBRC 14818:
GCCGACGATCTGCTCGATCGTCTCTTCCATACCGTAAAAATCCTTGAAGGCCGGATAGACACGGAGTGTGCGGTTCATGAAGATGCGCGACTGGCGTGGATCACGGGAGGTATCGACCATCACCGGCTCACCGATCGCCTTCAGCATACGCTCCGCCGCGCTGGCGTAGCAGGATGGATCAGTCCGGCAGGCTTCGAGATATTCCGCAAGGCTCATTTCAGTCTCGCGGTGCCGGTCTCGCATCGCGGTTGCCAGGGAAAAAACGTCAGAGACAGAAGCCATCAGTACCGCTCTCCGGAAATTTCAGAAATCAGATGCAGAATTGTTACGCGATAGAAGAAAACCTTTCGGGCATCGGGCTATTTCCTCTGTGTAATCGCTTGTTCAACCTGCTTGTCCCATTACAGCATCGCAATGAAAAGAGAGTGAACAAACCTGTGAGACACCACAGAATCGGAAATCAGGACTTGTTATTTTGTCTAAAAAAAGGCAGAAGACGCGATCCTGACCGGTTCCCAAGCCCACGCTATCGAACCGACGACGATATTTTCAAGAGAAATCGCTATTCTTTCCATTGCTGATGGCGGCAAGTGCCTCGCTCGCAATGATTTTTTCATTCCAAATCAAGGAATTACAGAAGATCTGACGAATTCATGAGGAACGCGTCACATCCATCTGCAGCACTGATGACCAGTTCTTCCCACAAAGGCAAAAAGGCCATCTGTCGCGGTTTTCCCTGACAGATAGTGTAAATCTCGCGATTCGGATCAGGAGGCAACCAGGCCCGGCGCTGTGAAAGTAAGGCCGTCGAAGGCTGCCTCGATCCCCTCTGGAAGCATCTTCTCAAGAGTCGACCAGTCCATGAACGGCCCGAGATGCGTGAGAATTGTACGGCGCGGCTGAATACGCTCACGCCATTCCAGAACCCGGTCCAGCCACGCATGAGCCGAGTGAGGTTTCAGCTGGAGGCAATCCACCATCCAGGTGTCGACACCTTCCAGCAGAGAGAGGACATCATCGGTCAGGGACACGACGTCCGTGCAATAGGCAAAACCTCCGCAGCGAAAGCCGAGCGAGTTCAGCTTTCCATGATCCTGCTCGAAAACATCAAGAAGCAGCCCGACGATCTCCTGCCGCTCTCCCCCCTTGATGAAACGGGGCTCCACACCGGGACGAAATGCGTCCTTTGGAGTCCACGGACGGAATGCGTAGTCAAAGCGCCCGTGAATCTCTGAAAGAGTCGTCTCAGTGCCAAAAATCTCGATTGGCCGTTCAAGCGCCCAGTTGAAGGGACGCACATCATCCAGACCGGCGATATGATCGGCATGAGCATGCGTGTAGAAAATCGCATCGGCATAGGGAATGCCGTTCGCGATCAGCTGATTGCGCATGTCAGGCCCTGTGTCGACAAGCAGACGGCGCTTGTCCGGAGCCTGAACCACAATGGAAGCCCGTGTCCGACGATTGCGCGGCTCATTCGGATCACATTCGCCCCATGCACCACGCCCGTCCGCTCCACCAATGAGGGGCACGCCTGAGGAGCCTCCACAACCAAGAACGGTGATGGTGAGCGTGGTGTCAGTCACGATTGGTCTTTCCCGTATTGAATGGCTGTTTCAGTGAGCGCGTGTAAACAGGCGGTGGAAATTGGCGGTTGTCGCCTCAATGAAAGCCTGCTCCTCCATCCCTCGCGTCTGTGCGACGACAGCAGCGGTGTAAGCCGTATAGCCTGGCTCGTTCCGCTTGCCGCGACGTGGAACAGGCGCAAGAAAAGGGGAATCAGTTTCGACAAAAATGCGGTCCAGCGGCACACTGGCCGCAATATCACGCAATTCCTGACACTTCGGAAACGTCACGATTCCTGAGAAGCTGAGATAGCCGCCCAGTTCCAGAGCCGTCTTCGCCAGTTCCGGACCTGACGCGAAGCAATGCAGCAGGAACGGAAAGGCTCCACGCGTCTCGGTCTCTTCCCGCAGGATCGACGCCATGTCCTCATCAGCCTGACGGGTGTGGATGGCCAGAGGCAGACCGGTCAGACGCGCCGCATGAACATGTTCGCGAAAGCTCGCCTGCTGCGTGGGACGGACCTCTTCCGCACCGTGGAAATAATCCAGACCGCTCTCACCGATCGCCACCACTTCCGGATCTTCAGCCAGTTTCACGATGGCGTCGGCATCCATCGGAGGCTCTTCCATCACGTGATCCGGATGCGTGCCAATCGCGCACCAGATCGACAGGTCCGGACGGCTGTAACGGGTCAGAGCCTTCTGCTCGGACTGCCGCGACAGTCGCGTGCCGATGGTGACCATGCCTTCCAGACCGAACTCTTTGGCCCGGTCCAGTAGTCCCGGCATTTCCTCTTCCGAGAAATGATCGAGATGGCAGTGGGTGTCGATCAGTCCGGTCATTTTGCCTCACCAACCTCCGGTTCGACGTAACGGGGGAAAATCCCTTCCGGCTTCGGCAACTGACGACCGGCAGGAAGTGGCATTTCCAGCGCATCGAAGTCGCGCTCGCCCGGCTCGACACCAAGCTGCGTGAGCATCTTGTCCATACTCTCCGGAATATAAGGCTGGAGAACCGTGGCGATGGAGCGGAGCGCATCGGCCAGAACACGCAGCACGTCGGCCATCCGCTCGGGGTCGGTCTTTTTGAGCGCCCACGGAGCCTGATGGTCGATATAGGCGTTGCAGGCGCGGATCAGCTTCCACGCTTCTTCCAATGCGTCGGTCAGAGCAACACGAGCGATCTGGGCCTTCATCACGTCGGGCAGAACGGCAGCCTGCCCAAGCAAATGAGCGTCCGCCTCGGTGTGCTTGCCCTGCGCGGGCAGAATGCCGCCGCAGTTACGCGCGATCAGGGACAGCGTGCGCTGGCCGAGATTGCCGAGGTCATTGGCCAGTTCGACATTCAAACGATTGATGAGCGAACGGCGCGACAGATCGCTGTCACCGCCGAACGGCACTTCCCGCATCAGGAAGAAGCGAACCGGATCGACGCCAAATTCCTTCACCAGATCACGCGGATCAATGACGTTGCCGAGCGACTTGCTCATCTTCTCGCCTTCGACCGTCCACCAGCCGTTGGAGAAGACCATGTCAGGCAGTTCGATACCGGCGGCCATCAGGAAGGCTGGCCAGTAAACCGTGTGGAAACGAGCAATATCCTTGCCGACCAGATGCAGGTTGGCAGGCCAGAACTTCATGCGCGGCGCATCAGCGTCGGGATAACCGAGTGCGGTCAGGTAGTTGGTCAGCGCATCGAACCACACATACATGACGTGGTCGGCGTCACCCGGAACCGGCACGCCCCACTTGAAGCTGGTGCGGCTGACGGACAGGTCACGTAACCCCTGCTTTACGAAGCTGACGATCTCATTGCGGCGACTGGCAGGACCGATGAAGTCCGGGTGTTTCTCATAGAGTTCGAGCAGGCGATCTTCATAGGCAGACAGTTTGAAGAAGTAGGATGGCTCGCGCATCCATTCCACCGGCGCGCCAGTCGGCGCGACCTTGGTGCCGTCCGGACGTGTGGTGATCTCGTCCTCGTTGTAGAACGCCTCGTCACGCAGGGCGTACCAGCCTTCATACGCACCGAGATAGATATCGCCATTGGCCGCGACCTTTTCCCACACAGCCTGAGCGCCCACGATATGACGCGGCTCGGTCGTGCGGATGAAGTCGTCGTAAGAGACGTTCATCGCGTCGGCCATGTTGCGGAAATCGGCGGAAATCCGATCCGTGAACGTCTGCGGGGCTTCGCCTGCGGCCTGCGCGGCCTGCTCGACCTTCTGGCCGTGCTCATCGGTGCCGGTCAGGAAAAACACTTCATCACCGCAGAGACGGTGGAAGCGTGCGACAATGTCAGCAGCGATGGAAGTGTAGGCATGGCCAATATGGGGCGCGCCGTTTACATAATAAATCGGGGTCGTGACGTAAAAACGGCCGGTCATGTCCTGCTCTTCGTTAGATCTATCGGTCGGATCGGCGCGGGCGTGAACGCTCCTTCAGGGGCGTAAGGCACCGCGCAATCCTGACTGTGTAGCCCTATCCATATCGGATCGCTGTTCATGAAGCGACCCCCGGCAGAGGCAAATCCGTTCTGTTCAGCTGAGCTGCGTCTGTCCTGCGATCGTCAACGCCTCAATGATCGCTTCCTGCTTGTCCAGATTGAAATGCTCGGTTTTTGCCCGGATTTCCGCGACCTCGCGCCACGCATCCGCCAGCCGCACACCTGTCTGGATCTCATTTTGAGACACCGCACGGGCTTCTTCGGCAATGGCGCTGCCCAACAGGGTGAAGAACAGTCCGAAACCGGCGTCTCCAGATCGGGACAAGGATTCTGCTGCGTCCAGAATACGTCCAGTAGACATTCCTCTGACGGCTTCATGCACCAGAGTGTCGATAGCGCCGCCCTTGTCCGCCAGAAGTGCTATCGCCCGTCCGGGCGATCCTTCGGCCAGCGGTACGACACGCTCGATTTCACCGGGCTCGGTGTCAGGCACAGTCGTTCTCAGCACGGCGCGAACATCGCTTTCCCGGAGTGGCGCGACCGGGAGTTTCCGTACGCGACTACGGATGGTCGGCAACAACGCGCCGGGGGTGGCGCTGGTCAGGATCAGAATGGCGCGAACAGGCGGCTCTTCGAGGATCTTGAGCAGCGCGTTGGCCGCGTTTCGGTTCATGGCCTCGGCGGTATCGACGATGACAACCCGCCAGCCACCTTCCGCCGCTGTACGGTGCATGAAGGCGTTGATCGGCCGAATGTCATCGGCGACGATCTCGCCACGGAATTTCTGGCGCTTCTCGTCAAAGGCCCGGCCGACCGCCAGAAGATCCGGATGAGAGCCCGCACTCACCAGACGTCCAGCGGATGAATGGCCGTCCTCTGCCCCAAGCAGCCTACGGGCCATGCGAAACGCCAGCGGAAGTTTGCCGATTCCCTCTGGACCGGTCAGCAGCCACGCATGGTGCAGTCGTCCGGACGCAAAGGCCTCGTCGAACGCCCGGAAGGCGGCGTCATGCCCCACAACGTGCAGCGACGCTGCACGGGCGGCGTCCATTGGTGAAACAACCGCATCGGGATCAGATTCAGCGGCCGATGTGGCGCGTCGGGCCGCCATGTCTCAGCGCTTTTCGAGAAACGTCTTGAGCAGACCGACCACCTTGTCGGTAATCGCCGGCACATCCTCGCTTTCCGAGGAAACCCGCACGAAACGCTGTGGCTCTTCGTCGGCGATCTGACGGAACCCTGCTGCGAGACGGGCGTGAAAGGCACGATCCGCGCTTTCATACCGATCAAGCGGGGCTCCCTGTCCGGCAATGGCTGCCGCACGCGCCGTAATACGGCGATGACCTGTTTCCAGACCGACCTCAAACAGCACGGTCAGGTCCGGCGTCAGGCCGACAAGATCACGCAGGGAGCGGATCATTGCGATCAGGGCCGGATCGCCCTCTCCTCGCCCGTAGCCCTGATAGGCCATGGTGGAATCGAAGAAACGATCACACAACACGATCTTTCCTGCTTCCATGGCGGGCCGGATGACCTGATCGACATGATCGCAGCGGGCCGCGAAGTGGGTCATGATCTCGGCACGCGCCGAAAGATCGTGCTTTCCGAAGAGCAGCAGTTCCCGCAAGGCTTCCGCACCCGGAGAACCGCCCGGCTCGCGTGTCGCCACAACCTCGTAGCCGAGCGCTTCCAGTCGAGGCGCTACAGCCCGAAGCTGCGTTGACTTGCCGGCCCCCTCTCCGCCTTCAAAGGTGATGAAAGCGCCGGTTTTTTTACCTGCAACGCTCACCTTATCAGTGACGCTTCATGCCAAGACGGGCGGCAATGCGCCCACCGAAACCAAGTTTCGCCACGGCGGAACCCGCTTCAACCGGCACAGTGATGACGGTGCCCTGCGGAGCCGGTGCAGCAGCCGGCATCGGCGCTCCAGCAACGGGAGCCGGAGGCACCAATGCCGTCTGACTGGTCGGAAGTGTGATGGTCAACTGACCAAGAGACTGACCCACTGTGATCGGCGCCGACACCGGCGCGAGATAGTCCACCGAAATATGCACGCGGGACTGCCAGCCATGCGGCAGCAGGAACGTCACGTCACGGGACGCCACAACCGGCACGGTTGCATCCTGTCCCATCCAGACAGGTGCCTGATCAAGCACCTGCCCTTTGTGCGCAATGACGGCCAGCTCAAAATTGGCGAAAGCCCAGCCAAGCAGGCGTTCGCCTTCATGCGCACGAATGTTGGAGCTTGCCATGCCGTTGATGCCCATCACCACGCGGCGGCCTTCCCGCTTGGAGGAAGCACAAAGCCCGAAACCGCCGGCATCGGTGTGACCGGTCTTCAGGCCGTCCGCGAGTCCCTTGTCGACCAGAACGTTGCGATTGCCCTGATTGATCTTGTTGAAGGCGAACGAGGTCTCGGAGAAGAAGTGATAGTATTGCGGGAAGTCGCGGATGAGATGGGTCGCGATGGTGCAGACATCCCGCGCCGACATGTAATGGCCTTCCGCAGGCCAACCGGTCGTGTTCATGAAGTGGGAATTGGCCATGCCCAGCTTCGCGGCCGTGTCGTTCATCAGGGCGACAAACTGCTCTTCGGAGCCGGAAACGCCTTCCGCCAGCACAATACAGGCGTCGTTGCCGGACTGGATCAGCATGCCCTGGATCAGGTCCTGCACAGGTACGCTCTCGCCCAGCGGCACGAACATCTTCGAGCCCTGCATGCGCCATGCCTTTTCACTGACCGGCAACGTCTGGTCCAGCTTGAGGCGTCCGGCATTGAGCATGCCGAAAACGATATAGGCAGTCATCATCTTGGTGAGCGACGACGGCGGCATATGCTCGTCGGCAGCTTTTTCCAGCAGCACCTGTCCGCTGTCGAAATCGGTGATGCAGGCCCAGCGTGCGACCGTGTCCACAGGACCGATCGGCGTCATGGCAGGCGTCGAATCAACAGCTGGTGCCGGGGTCTGGGCAGAATCGGCTGCCTTTCCACCATGCCGGGGAGCATGACGGGGCTTTGCCGCGAGTGCCGTGCCTGACAGGCCGACACCATTCAAAAGGCCGGCGCCACCGGTGATGGCGGCCGCGCCGCTGGCGAGAAGTATCCGACGGGTCTGCACGTTCCCAATCCTATTCGACGACAATGTGGGCCCCCGTTAACCCGAGGGCCAAGGCGTGGTCCAGCGCTGCATCTGCGTCAGCAACGCCAGAAAAAGGTCCGACACGCACGACCCAGCCGGGACCGTTATTGTCAGAAGCGTAATTCACCGTTCCTCCGGCGCGAGACGCTTCTATCGCCGCATAGGACCGCTGTGTAAATCGTCCAACTTCAATCCAGAGGCTTCCCGGGGTCGCCCATCCTTGCGTGTAGACAACAGGAAGTGACGGCAGGGAAGCGGGCTGCACCTGCTGTGAACCGGCTTGCGGCTGGTCGACCGAGGCGGTTTGCGGCATGGCGGCCGTATCCAGCGCTTCGGTCTGGACGGTTCCGACAGGCGCGGCCTTCATATCCAGCAAAGGACCGCCCGGCAGCGTTTCAGCGAAGATTCGGCTTGGTAATTCGTTCTCGATCACCTCGACACGAGCCGGGTCACGTCCCATCCCGATCGCCGCCGCCGCCTGTGGCGTGAGAGAAATCAGCCTGCCGCGTTGTTTCGGTCCCCTGTCGTTCAGGCGGACTTCAATCTGTCGACCATTATCCAGATTGCGAACCGTCACCTGCACCGGCAACTGAAGGGTCGGATGGGACCCTGTCATCGCTTTCGGGTCATAGATCTCGCCATCCGCCGTGATGTGAGGAGATGTATCTCCATCTACCACAGCCAGACCACTCTCCCGCCACGCGAATTCCTGCCTCGGATATCGCCAGACACCGTCCTGATTATAGGCTGGCCCAACTTCGTAATGAATATGGGCGGACGGCAGAGGTGGAGCGGGCTTGTGGCACGCCGATAGAAGAATCGCTGTTCCGGGAATGAGCCACCGGGCGGCAGACCGACTTACCGACTGACTTCTGGCGCGGCAGACCGGAAGTTTCATGTTGTCAGATCACCCATCAGTCCAACGCCCAGAGCGTAATAATCTGATGGGTTATAACGGCGGATCACGTTGAAATTGTGATAGACCATGAAGGCCTCGCCACCCGGTCCGTCAGGACGGACGATGGCTCCCTCCACTTCCGGTCGTCCAAAGGCCGATCCGTCCTTGCGACGGACACCGGCCGCCATCCAGGCCTGAAGCGTACGCGTATGGTCACGCCCTACCGACGATTGCGGCAGAGACTCCGGGACGGTGATCTCCTGCCCCCACGGTTCGCCCGTCTTCCAGCCGGATTTGGACAGATAATTTCCGATGGACATCACCACATCGGGAACGCTTTTCCATATATCGGCGCGGGACGAACCGTCGAAGGCGCGGGCATATTTCAGATAGGCGCTCGGCATGAACTGGGGCTGTCCCATCGCTCCGGCATAGCTGCCCGTCATGGAGGCTGGTGGAATCCGCCCCTCGCCCAGAATCTGCAGGGCTTTCAGCAGCTCGGAGCGGAAAAAGGAGGCGCGACGACCATCGAAAGCCAGAGTCGCCAGCGCATCGATCACGTTGAAACCACCGGTGATGCGACCGTAATAGGACTCAAGTCCCCAGATTCCCATGACCGGCTGACGGTCCACCCCGGTTGCGGCTTCGACTCGTACGAGTGAACCGTGCTGCTTTGCATAGGCGGCACGGCCTGCGTCGATCTTGGCCTGTGTCAGCACCTTTTCCCGATACTGCGCCCAGGTCAGTGTGAATTCCGGCTGATGACGATCAAGCTGCAATACCCGTGCGTTGGGCTGGTGCGTAAGGGCGAGCGCCTCGCTGACCAGCGAACTCGACAGTCCCATCCCGGTCGCCTGACTGCGAACCCCCTCCAGAAACTGCGCATATGAACCGGTCGCGTGACCTGTTGCCGCCTGAAGCAGTGCGGGGCGCAGGGAAACGGCGGTTCCCAGTCCACCGAGAAGAAGGCCACGCACTGTGGAACGACGGTTGATCATACAAGTCATACCGGCACACTCTCCAAAATCTGCGCAGCCTGTCGGATGGCAGGAAGATTCCCCTCCCCATCCATTTCAAGCTTTCCCTTACTGCGATCGCAGGGGCTTCTCCAGAGGGGGGATGAACCTATTTTGTAGCAGGCGTCAGACGACGGCGCTCTGCGATGCCAAAAAAGATGAAATGTTCGAATGGGTTCATGGTCGGGTCCACATCCGGATTGGCCGCCAGATAAGCACGACCGTCGAAATGTGGATTAGGATTTCTCCCCTCCCGCCAGCCTTTCTCCATATAATGACGGCTGGGATCGATTCCGGCCTGACCGACATCCGGATGCTGCTTCAGATACCATTCCCGATCAAAAAAACGCACTCCGACAGGGAGCGCCTTCATTTCCTGTTCGGTCATCCGGGTGATTGGAGGCCGGGGGGCTGGCCTAGGCGATGACATGATAGGGAAAACAGGATTTCTGGACGACTTCGCAATGGAACGGCGCCTTACCCCAAGAGCGGCGGGGGCTGGCCGATCTCCTACCGCGGCTCGTAAGGCTGCCAGCCGCGCGGGTCCCGATAAAGGCAAATTCGGGATTTCACGGGCAAGATCAACGAGTGAGTACAGTTTTTCTGACAAAATAGTACCGTCCTGCTCCATGAAACGAAGTAAGACACACTAAACACAAACGCTCTGAAGTTAAGTCTTTTTTAACCAGATTTTACTGTTGAAATCAGATTGCCTGCCCGCTGTGCATTTTTGGAAACTGGAGTTCAGTTCCGGCTCGTGTAAAGAACGCGCGATGTCCTTCGATCTGTCCAGCATGCTGACAACCGGCCTTACAACGGCTGCGCACACCCCGTTATGGCAGGCCGTCACGATCATTATCGGCACATTCATTCTGGAAGACGGCGCGACCATTCTGACCGCGATTGCTGTCGGCGATGGGGCTGTCGCCCTGCCTCTCGCCCTCCTCTCTCTCTATGTCGGGATCGTCACGGGAGATGCCGGATTATATGGACTGGGACGTCTGGCCGCTTTCTGGCCGCCCGCTCGACGCTGGGCACCTTCCGCGATCGGAGAAGGGAATACACCCGGAGCAAAATGGTGGCATGGAGCGACTCTGTTTCGGGTCATTTTCATATCCCGCTTCATTCCGGGAACCCGTCTCCCCATCTATACGGCGACAGGGTTTTTTCATGCCGGTTTCAGGGTTTTCATTCTTGCGACGGCTCTGGCCACGCTTCTCTGGACAACCGCACTATTTGCACTGTCGCTGAAAATGGGTCAGATCCTGCTGGACGAGCTTGGTGCGTGGCGCTGGGTTGGGGTGGCAGGGTTTATTCTGGCTATCGTTCTTGTCGGACGTCATGTCGCCCGCATGCAATCGCCATCTGCACGAGGTTAGGGCGAAATGGATCACTTGGATGGAATGGGTCTTTCGGACCTTGTCATGGACGCATCGACGGACTCAGGCAGCGCGCCGGAACCGGCTTTACGCGCCACTCCTTCCCCTCTCCGTGGTCCTTCCGGTTCGGGCGTGAATCATCAAACTGCATCTTTCGTCTCGACCGGCACTGAAAAGAAGAAACGTTCCTTTGTCGGCACTGTGCTGGCGCATCTGCGTGGGCGGCATATCGAGAACGCAGAGCCGGTCAGTTTTTTCGAATTCTGGCCCGGCTGGCTGTTCTACACGCCGATCGTCGCCTACTGGCTCGCTCTGGGTGTGCGTTACCGTGACATGGGCATGCCCACGGCGGCCAATCCATTGATTTCAACCGGTGGCCTCTGTGGCGAGAGCAAAAGCTCGATCCTCGATATGGCCGGTCCCTTTGCAAAAGGGTTCATTGCCCCCTACGCGATTCTGGACACGGATCGAGATGATCTGAGACGCGCTGAAGCAGCCATGAAAGCCATCGGCATCGCCTGCCCTGTCGTCGTCAAGCCGGATGTCGGCTGTAACGGCACAGGCGTGAAACTCGCCCGCACACAGGCTGATCTGGAACAGATTCTTCAGGAATATCCTCGTGGCGTCAGACTGGTACTACAGCGTCTGATTCCCTGGGAACATGAAGCGGGACTTTTCTACATCCGCCACGCCGGTGAAAAGCAGGGACGAATTACATCCATCACCTACAAGGATGTGCCTGTTCTGCTGGGTGATGGAGAATCGACCGTTGCCGAATTGCTGGACCGTGATCCCCGGACGAAGCTGCTACCGCACATCTATCGCCCTCGCCTGGCAGACCGCCTGAACGATGTCCCGGCCCTGGGTGAAGGTCTGCCGCTGGTGTTTACGGGCAATCACTGCAAAGGCTCGGTTTTCCGCAATGGCGCGGCTGACATAACGCCTGAGCTGACTGCGGTTCTTGATCGGATCATGCAGGACATCCCGGAGTTCCATTTCGGCCGCGTGGACGTCAAGTTCCGTTCGCCGGATGCCTTCCGACGCGGTGAAGATTTCGAGATCATCGAAATCAACGGTGTGGGATCAGAAGCGACTCACATCTGGGATGCCCGCACAACCCTGCGGGAAGCCTATGCAGCGCAATTCCATCATTATGGTGAAGCGTTCCGAATCGGTGCTGAAAACCGCAAACGCGGATGGAAATCCACACCCCTGCCTGCCGGATTCCGCCTCTGGTTCGAACAGCGCCGTCTGCTCCGTTCCTATCCG
Protein-coding regions in this window:
- a CDS encoding MBL fold metallo-hydrolase encodes the protein MTDTTLTITVLGCGGSSGVPLIGGADGRGAWGECDPNEPRNRRTRASIVVQAPDKRRLLVDTGPDMRNQLIANGIPYADAIFYTHAHADHIAGLDDVRPFNWALERPIEIFGTETTLSEIHGRFDYAFRPWTPKDAFRPGVEPRFIKGGERQEIVGLLLDVFEQDHGKLNSLGFRCGGFAYCTDVVSLTDDVLSLLEGVDTWMVDCLQLKPHSAHAWLDRVLEWRERIQPRRTILTHLGPFMDWSTLEKMLPEGIEAAFDGLTFTAPGLVAS
- a CDS encoding TatD family hydrolase, which codes for MTGLIDTHCHLDHFSEEEMPGLLDRAKEFGLEGMVTIGTRLSRQSEQKALTRYSRPDLSIWCAIGTHPDHVMEEPPMDADAIVKLAEDPEVVAIGESGLDYFHGAEEVRPTQQASFREHVHAARLTGLPLAIHTRQADEDMASILREETETRGAFPFLLHCFASGPELAKTALELGGYLSFSGIVTFPKCQELRDIAASVPLDRIFVETDSPFLAPVPRRGKRNEPGYTAYTAAVVAQTRGMEEQAFIEATTANFHRLFTRAH
- the metG gene encoding methionine--tRNA ligase, yielding MTGRFYVTTPIYYVNGAPHIGHAYTSIAADIVARFHRLCGDEVFFLTGTDEHGQKVEQAAQAAGEAPQTFTDRISADFRNMADAMNVSYDDFIRTTEPRHIVGAQAVWEKVAANGDIYLGAYEGWYALRDEAFYNEDEITTRPDGTKVAPTGAPVEWMREPSYFFKLSAYEDRLLELYEKHPDFIGPASRRNEIVSFVKQGLRDLSVSRTSFKWGVPVPGDADHVMYVWFDALTNYLTALGYPDADAPRMKFWPANLHLVGKDIARFHTVYWPAFLMAAGIELPDMVFSNGWWTVEGEKMSKSLGNVIDPRDLVKEFGVDPVRFFLMREVPFGGDSDLSRRSLINRLNVELANDLGNLGQRTLSLIARNCGGILPAQGKHTEADAHLLGQAAVLPDVMKAQIARVALTDALEEAWKLIRACNAYIDHQAPWALKKTDPERMADVLRVLADALRSIATVLQPYIPESMDKMLTQLGVEPGERDFDALEMPLPAGRQLPKPEGIFPRYVEPEVGEAK
- a CDS encoding DNA polymerase III subunit delta' — its product is MDAARAASLHVVGHDAAFRAFDEAFASGRLHHAWLLTGPEGIGKLPLAFRMARRLLGAEDGHSSAGRLVSAGSHPDLLAVGRAFDEKRQKFRGEIVADDIRPINAFMHRTAAEGGWRVVIVDTAEAMNRNAANALLKILEEPPVRAILILTSATPGALLPTIRSRVRKLPVAPLRESDVRAVLRTTVPDTEPGEIERVVPLAEGSPGRAIALLADKGGAIDTLVHEAVRGMSTGRILDAAESLSRSGDAGFGLFFTLLGSAIAEEARAVSQNEIQTGVRLADAWREVAEIRAKTEHFNLDKQEAIIEALTIAGQTQLS
- the tmk gene encoding dTMP kinase — translated: MSVAGKKTGAFITFEGGEGAGKSTQLRAVAPRLEALGYEVVATREPGGSPGAEALRELLLFGKHDLSARAEIMTHFAARCDHVDQVIRPAMEAGKIVLCDRFFDSTMAYQGYGRGEGDPALIAMIRSLRDLVGLTPDLTVLFEVGLETGHRRITARAAAIAGQGAPLDRYESADRAFHARLAAGFRQIADEEPQRFVRVSSESEDVPAITDKVVGLLKTFLEKR
- a CDS encoding D-alanyl-D-alanine carboxypeptidase family protein, which translates into the protein MQTRRILLASGAAAITGGAGLLNGVGLSGTALAAKPRHAPRHGGKAADSAQTPAPAVDSTPAMTPIGPVDTVARWACITDFDSGQVLLEKAADEHMPPSSLTKMMTAYIVFGMLNAGRLKLDQTLPVSEKAWRMQGSKMFVPLGESVPVQDLIQGMLIQSGNDACIVLAEGVSGSEEQFVALMNDTAAKLGMANSHFMNTTGWPAEGHYMSARDVCTIATHLIRDFPQYYHFFSETSFAFNKINQGNRNVLVDKGLADGLKTGHTDAGGFGLCASSKREGRRVVMGINGMASSNIRAHEGERLLGWAFANFELAVIAHKGQVLDQAPVWMGQDATVPVVASRDVTFLLPHGWQSRVHISVDYLAPVSAPITVGQSLGQLTITLPTSQTALVPPAPVAGAPMPAAAPAPQGTVITVPVEAGSAVAKLGFGGRIAARLGMKRH
- a CDS encoding septal ring lytic transglycosylase RlpA family protein gives rise to the protein MKLPVCRARSQSVSRSAARWLIPGTAILLSACHKPAPPLPSAHIHYEVGPAYNQDGVWRYPRQEFAWRESGLAVVDGDTSPHITADGEIYDPKAMTGSHPTLQLPVQVTVRNLDNGRQIEVRLNDRGPKQRGRLISLTPQAAAAIGMGRDPARVEVIENELPSRIFAETLPGGPLLDMKAAPVGTVQTEALDTAAMPQTASVDQPQAGSQQVQPASLPSLPVVYTQGWATPGSLWIEVGRFTQRSYAAIEASRAGGTVNYASDNNGPGWVVRVGPFSGVADADAALDHALALGLTGAHIVVE
- a CDS encoding lytic murein transglycosylase — its product is MINRRSTVRGLLLGGLGTAVSLRPALLQAATGHATGSYAQFLEGVRSQATGMGLSSSLVSEALALTHQPNARVLQLDRHQPEFTLTWAQYREKVLTQAKIDAGRAAYAKQHGSLVRVEAATGVDRQPVMGIWGLESYYGRITGGFNVIDALATLAFDGRRASFFRSELLKALQILGEGRIPPASMTGSYAGAMGQPQFMPSAYLKYARAFDGSSRADIWKSVPDVVMSIGNYLSKSGWKTGEPWGQEITVPESLPQSSVGRDHTRTLQAWMAAGVRRKDGSAFGRPEVEGAIVRPDGPGGEAFMVYHNFNVIRRYNPSDYYALGVGLMGDLTT
- a CDS encoding DedA family protein is translated as MLTTGLTTAAHTPLWQAVTIIIGTFILEDGATILTAIAVGDGAVALPLALLSLYVGIVTGDAGLYGLGRLAAFWPPARRWAPSAIGEGNTPGAKWWHGATLFRVIFISRFIPGTRLPIYTATGFFHAGFRVFILATALATLLWTTALFALSLKMGQILLDELGAWRWVGVAGFILAIVLVGRHVARMQSPSARG
- a CDS encoding ATP-grasp domain-containing protein, which gives rise to MGLSDLVMDASTDSGSAPEPALRATPSPLRGPSGSGVNHQTASFVSTGTEKKKRSFVGTVLAHLRGRHIENAEPVSFFEFWPGWLFYTPIVAYWLALGVRYRDMGMPTAANPLISTGGLCGESKSSILDMAGPFAKGFIAPYAILDTDRDDLRRAEAAMKAIGIACPVVVKPDVGCNGTGVKLARTQADLEQILQEYPRGVRLVLQRLIPWEHEAGLFYIRHAGEKQGRITSITYKDVPVLLGDGESTVAELLDRDPRTKLLPHIYRPRLADRLNDVPALGEGLPLVFTGNHCKGSVFRNGAADITPELTAVLDRIMQDIPEFHFGRVDVKFRSPDAFRRGEDFEIIEINGVGSEATHIWDARTTLREAYAAQFHHYGEAFRIGAENRKRGWKSTPLPAGFRLWFEQRRLLRSYPLND